From Glycine max cultivar Williams 82 chromosome 11, Glycine_max_v4.0, whole genome shotgun sequence, the proteins below share one genomic window:
- the LOC100788096 gene encoding kinesin-like protein KIN-7E isoform X1, which yields MGAIAGEELLKWEKMQGVSSREEKILVSIRLRPLNEKEIAANESADWECINDTTILYRNTLREGSTFPSAYTFDRVFRGDCVTRQVYEEGAKEVALSVVSGINSSIFAYGQTSSGKTYTMVGITEYAVADIFDYIERHEERAFILKFSAIEIYNEVVRDLLSTDNNTPLRLRDDPEKGPILEKLTEETLRDWEHLKELLAFSEAQRQVGETYLNEKSSRSHQIIRLTMESSAREFLGKGNSATLIASVNLVDLAGSERASQASSAGMRLKEGCHINRSLLTLGTVIRKLSNGRHGHINYRDSKLTRILQPCLGGNARTAIICTLSPARSHVEQTRNTLLFACCAKEVTTKAQVNVVMSDKALVKHLQKEVARLESELKTPGPVPSNCDYAALLRKKDVQIEKMEKEIRELTKQRDLAQSRVEDLLRMVGKEQISGKASINNHLNLQEGEDIWEDDCSVSESSSICGPHRPNTHIREFNNPHYNDEDSDPDAFACTDDPDDYCKEVRCVENGELALPISGEESGTSQEISSHLNEDTGDSQIQENSTLLEQRLHVVQSTIDSLVCPSPDEHSPQVMSENNKNLRLTRSWSCTEHHMAGSPKSGGGVQRTPANGYEKGFPGRPDGLQRKFPPLNYDGSTRLLRNGSQSSMGSLSVDDLRASSIRTSADEDITSIQTFVAGMKEMVKQEYEKQLVDGQDQETGRKNVKDVGVDPMLEAPGGTPLDWSLQFKRHQKEIIELWQSCCVPLTHRTYFFLLFRGDPSDSIYMEVELRRLSFLKESFSDGNKSVRDSQTITLASSVKALRRERGMLVKLMQRRLSEKERRRLYEECGIALDSKRRRVQLANSLWSENDMNHVMQSATIVAKLVRFWERGKALKEMFGLSFTPQLTGRRSSYPWKNSSASLL from the exons atggGAGCTATTGCTGGAGAAGAGCTGCTGAAATGGGAGAAGATGCAAGGAGTGAGTAGTCGCGAAGAGAAGATTCTGGTGTCAATAAGACTGAGGCCTCTGAATGAGAAGGAAATTGCTGCTAATGAATCAGCAGACTGGGAATGCATTAATGATACTACCATCTTGTACCGGAACACACTGCGTGAGGGTTCCACATTTCCAAGCGCCTACACATTTG ACAGAGTATTTCGGGGTGATTGTGTCACGAGGCAGGTATATGAGGAAGGAGCCAAAGAAGTTGCTCTTTCAGTTGTCAGTGGAATTAACT CAAGTATTTTTGCATATGGGCAAACAAGTAGTGGAAAGACATACACGATGGTTGGAATAACTGAATACGCTGTTGCAGATATTTTTGACTATATAGAGAGG CATGAAGAAAGAGCATTTATATTGAAGTTCTCAGCAATTGAAATTTACAATGAAGTTGTTAGAGACCTCCTCAGCACTGACAACAACACTCCACTTAGACTACGTGATGATCCTGAG AAAGGGCCCATTTTAGAGAAACTCACAGAGGAGACTCTACGGGACTGGGAGCATTTAAAAGAGCTTCTAGCCTTCAGTGAAG CTCAGAGACAGGTGGGAGAGACATACCTAAATGAAAAGAGTTCTAGATCTCACCAAATCATCAGATTG ACAATGGAGAGTTCTGCCAGGGAATTCCTGGGCAAAGGCAACTCAGCCACCCTAATAGCTAGTGTG AATTTAGTTGATTTGGCAGGGAGTGAGCGCGCATCTCAGGCATCATCAGCTGGGATGAGATTAAAAGAAGGTTGTCATATAAACCGGAGCTTACTGACTCTTGGAACAGTTATTCGTAAGCTTAG CAACGGAAGACATGGACACATCAATTACAGAGATTCCAAGTTGACACGCATACTGCAGCCTTGTTTGGGTGGAAATGCTAGAACAGCTATCATTTGCACTTTGAGCCCTGCACGAAGCCATGTTGAGCAAACCAGAAACACACTTCTTTTTGCTTGTTGTGCAAAAGAAGTGACCACTAAAGCACAGGTTAATGTCGTGATGTCTGATAAGGCGCTGGTTAAGCATTTGCAAAAAGAGGTGGCTAGATTGGAGAGTGAGTTGAAAACTCCTGGTCCTGTACCCTCCAATTGTGATTATGCAGCATTGTTGAGAAAGAAAGATGTCCAGATAGAAAAG ATGGAGAAGGAGATTAGGGAGCTAACTAAGCAACGTGACCTTGCTCAATCAAGGGTTGAGGATTTGCTTCGCATGGTTGGAAAGGAGCAGATATCTGGAAAA GCTAGCATTAATAATCATCTGAATCTGCAGGAAGGGGAAGATATCTGGGAAGATGACTGTTCAGTATCAGAGTCATCAAGCATTTGTGGTCCTCATCGTCCTAATACACACATTAGAGAGTTCAACAATCCTCATTATAATGATGAAGACAGTGATCCTGATG CTTTTGCTTGTACAGACGACCCTGATGATTATTGCAAAGAAGTTCGATGTGTTGAGAATGGGGAGTTAGCTTTACCAATATCTGGAGAGGAAAGTGGAACAAGCCAAGAAATATCTTCACATTTGAATGAAGATACCGGAGACAGTCAGATCCAAGAAAATTCAACATTGCTGGAGCAGAGATTGCATGTTGTACAGTCAACCATTGATTCTCTTGTATGTCCTTCCCCTGATGAACACTCTCCACAGGTCATGtcagaaaataataagaatctTAGATTAACTAGAAGCTGGAGTTGTACGGAACATCACATGGCTGGTTCTCCCAAGTCAGGCGGAGGAGTACAGAGGACTCCAGCCAATGGATATGAAAAAGGATTCCCTGGAAGACCAGATGGTTTGCAGAGAAAGTTTCCTCCATTAAATTATGATGGTTCAACAAGATTGTTAAGGAATGGTTCTCAGTCTTCCATGGGAAGTCTTTCTGTGGATGATCTTAGAGCCAGCAGCATCAGAACATCTGCTGATGAGGATATTACTAGCATCCAGACTTTTGTTGCTGGGATGAAAGAAATGGTCAAACAAGAATATGAGAAACAGCTTGTTGATGGTCAG GATCAGGAGACAGGAAGAAAGAACGTGAAAGATGTAGGTGTGGATCCGATGTTGGAGGCACCTGGAGGAACTCCATTAGATTGGTCTCTGCAATTCAAGAgacatcaaaaagagataattgAACTGTGGCAATCTTGCTGTGTACCATTGACCCACAGGAcctacttctttcttttgttcaggGGTGATCCATCAGACTCCATTTACATGGAGGTAGAACTTAGAAGATTGTCCTTCCTCAAAGAATCATTTTCTGATGGAAACAAGTCTGTGAGAGATAGTCAGACAATCACACTAGCTTCAAG CGTGAAAGCACTTCGGCGAGAAAGAGGAATGCTTGTGAAGCTTATGCAGAGGAGGCTTTCCGAGAAGGAGAGAAGAAGGCTATACGAGGAGTGTGGCATTGCATTGGATTCAAAGCGCAGGAGGGTACAACTAGCGAACAGTTTATGGAGCGAAAATGATATGAACCACGTAATGCAAAGTGCTACAATAGTTGCCAAGTTAGTGAGGTTTTGGGAACGAGGCAAGGCCCTCAAGGAGATGTTTGGCCTTAGCTTCACACCCCAACTCACAGGGCGAAGATCCTCTTATCCATGGAAAAATAGCTCAGCATCTCTTTTATAG
- the LOC100788096 gene encoding kinesin-like protein KIN-7E isoform X4, translated as MGAIAGEELLKWEKMQGVSSREEKILVSIRLRPLNEKEIAANESADWECINDTTILYRNTLREGSTFPSAYTFDRVFRGDCVTRQVYEEGAKEVALSVVSGINSSIFAYGQTSSGKTYTMVGITEYAVADIFDYIERHEERAFILKFSAIEIYNEVVRDLLSTDNNTPLRLRDDPEKGPILEKLTEETLRDWEHLKELLAFSEAQRQVGETYLNEKSSRSHQIIRLTMESSAREFLGKGNSATLIASVNLVDLAGSERASQASSAGMRLKEGCHINRSLLTLGTVIRKLSNGRHGHINYRDSKLTRILQPCLGGNARTAIICTLSPARSHVEQTRNTLLFACCAKEVTTKAQVNVVMSDKALVKHLQKEVARLESELKTPGPVPSNCDYAALLRKKDVQIEKMEKEIRELTKQRDLAQSRVEDLLRMVGKEQISGKEGEDIWEDDCSVSESSSICGPHRPNTHIREFNNPHYNDEDSDPDDDPDDYCKEVRCVENGELALPISGEESGTSQEISSHLNEDTGDSQIQENSTLLEQRLHVVQSTIDSLVCPSPDEHSPQVMSENNKNLRLTRSWSCTEHHMAGSPKSGGGVQRTPANGYEKGFPGRPDGLQRKFPPLNYDGSTRLLRNGSQSSMGSLSVDDLRASSIRTSADEDITSIQTFVAGMKEMVKQEYEKQLVDGQDQETGRKNVKDVGVDPMLEAPGGTPLDWSLQFKRHQKEIIELWQSCCVPLTHRTYFFLLFRGDPSDSIYMEVELRRLSFLKESFSDGNKSVRDSQTITLASSVKALRRERGMLVKLMQRRLSEKERRRLYEECGIALDSKRRRVQLANSLWSENDMNHVMQSATIVAKLVRFWERGKALKEMFGLSFTPQLTGRRSSYPWKNSSASLL; from the exons atggGAGCTATTGCTGGAGAAGAGCTGCTGAAATGGGAGAAGATGCAAGGAGTGAGTAGTCGCGAAGAGAAGATTCTGGTGTCAATAAGACTGAGGCCTCTGAATGAGAAGGAAATTGCTGCTAATGAATCAGCAGACTGGGAATGCATTAATGATACTACCATCTTGTACCGGAACACACTGCGTGAGGGTTCCACATTTCCAAGCGCCTACACATTTG ACAGAGTATTTCGGGGTGATTGTGTCACGAGGCAGGTATATGAGGAAGGAGCCAAAGAAGTTGCTCTTTCAGTTGTCAGTGGAATTAACT CAAGTATTTTTGCATATGGGCAAACAAGTAGTGGAAAGACATACACGATGGTTGGAATAACTGAATACGCTGTTGCAGATATTTTTGACTATATAGAGAGG CATGAAGAAAGAGCATTTATATTGAAGTTCTCAGCAATTGAAATTTACAATGAAGTTGTTAGAGACCTCCTCAGCACTGACAACAACACTCCACTTAGACTACGTGATGATCCTGAG AAAGGGCCCATTTTAGAGAAACTCACAGAGGAGACTCTACGGGACTGGGAGCATTTAAAAGAGCTTCTAGCCTTCAGTGAAG CTCAGAGACAGGTGGGAGAGACATACCTAAATGAAAAGAGTTCTAGATCTCACCAAATCATCAGATTG ACAATGGAGAGTTCTGCCAGGGAATTCCTGGGCAAAGGCAACTCAGCCACCCTAATAGCTAGTGTG AATTTAGTTGATTTGGCAGGGAGTGAGCGCGCATCTCAGGCATCATCAGCTGGGATGAGATTAAAAGAAGGTTGTCATATAAACCGGAGCTTACTGACTCTTGGAACAGTTATTCGTAAGCTTAG CAACGGAAGACATGGACACATCAATTACAGAGATTCCAAGTTGACACGCATACTGCAGCCTTGTTTGGGTGGAAATGCTAGAACAGCTATCATTTGCACTTTGAGCCCTGCACGAAGCCATGTTGAGCAAACCAGAAACACACTTCTTTTTGCTTGTTGTGCAAAAGAAGTGACCACTAAAGCACAGGTTAATGTCGTGATGTCTGATAAGGCGCTGGTTAAGCATTTGCAAAAAGAGGTGGCTAGATTGGAGAGTGAGTTGAAAACTCCTGGTCCTGTACCCTCCAATTGTGATTATGCAGCATTGTTGAGAAAGAAAGATGTCCAGATAGAAAAG ATGGAGAAGGAGATTAGGGAGCTAACTAAGCAACGTGACCTTGCTCAATCAAGGGTTGAGGATTTGCTTCGCATGGTTGGAAAGGAGCAGATATCTGGAAAA GAAGGGGAAGATATCTGGGAAGATGACTGTTCAGTATCAGAGTCATCAAGCATTTGTGGTCCTCATCGTCCTAATACACACATTAGAGAGTTCAACAATCCTCATTATAATGATGAAGACAGTGATCCTGATG ACGACCCTGATGATTATTGCAAAGAAGTTCGATGTGTTGAGAATGGGGAGTTAGCTTTACCAATATCTGGAGAGGAAAGTGGAACAAGCCAAGAAATATCTTCACATTTGAATGAAGATACCGGAGACAGTCAGATCCAAGAAAATTCAACATTGCTGGAGCAGAGATTGCATGTTGTACAGTCAACCATTGATTCTCTTGTATGTCCTTCCCCTGATGAACACTCTCCACAGGTCATGtcagaaaataataagaatctTAGATTAACTAGAAGCTGGAGTTGTACGGAACATCACATGGCTGGTTCTCCCAAGTCAGGCGGAGGAGTACAGAGGACTCCAGCCAATGGATATGAAAAAGGATTCCCTGGAAGACCAGATGGTTTGCAGAGAAAGTTTCCTCCATTAAATTATGATGGTTCAACAAGATTGTTAAGGAATGGTTCTCAGTCTTCCATGGGAAGTCTTTCTGTGGATGATCTTAGAGCCAGCAGCATCAGAACATCTGCTGATGAGGATATTACTAGCATCCAGACTTTTGTTGCTGGGATGAAAGAAATGGTCAAACAAGAATATGAGAAACAGCTTGTTGATGGTCAG GATCAGGAGACAGGAAGAAAGAACGTGAAAGATGTAGGTGTGGATCCGATGTTGGAGGCACCTGGAGGAACTCCATTAGATTGGTCTCTGCAATTCAAGAgacatcaaaaagagataattgAACTGTGGCAATCTTGCTGTGTACCATTGACCCACAGGAcctacttctttcttttgttcaggGGTGATCCATCAGACTCCATTTACATGGAGGTAGAACTTAGAAGATTGTCCTTCCTCAAAGAATCATTTTCTGATGGAAACAAGTCTGTGAGAGATAGTCAGACAATCACACTAGCTTCAAG CGTGAAAGCACTTCGGCGAGAAAGAGGAATGCTTGTGAAGCTTATGCAGAGGAGGCTTTCCGAGAAGGAGAGAAGAAGGCTATACGAGGAGTGTGGCATTGCATTGGATTCAAAGCGCAGGAGGGTACAACTAGCGAACAGTTTATGGAGCGAAAATGATATGAACCACGTAATGCAAAGTGCTACAATAGTTGCCAAGTTAGTGAGGTTTTGGGAACGAGGCAAGGCCCTCAAGGAGATGTTTGGCCTTAGCTTCACACCCCAACTCACAGGGCGAAGATCCTCTTATCCATGGAAAAATAGCTCAGCATCTCTTTTATAG
- the LOC100788096 gene encoding kinesin-like protein KIN-7E isoform X2 — protein MGAIAGEELLKWEKMQGVSSREEKILVSIRLRPLNEKEIAANESADWECINDTTILYRNTLREGSTFPSAYTFDRVFRGDCVTRQVYEEGAKEVALSVVSGINSSIFAYGQTSSGKTYTMVGITEYAVADIFDYIERHEERAFILKFSAIEIYNEVVRDLLSTDNNTPLRLRDDPEKGPILEKLTEETLRDWEHLKELLAFSEAQRQVGETYLNEKSSRSHQIIRLTMESSAREFLGKGNSATLIASVNLVDLAGSERASQASSAGMRLKEGCHINRSLLTLGTVIRKLSNGRHGHINYRDSKLTRILQPCLGGNARTAIICTLSPARSHVEQTRNTLLFACCAKEVTTKAQVNVVMSDKALVKHLQKEVARLESELKTPGPVPSNCDYAALLRKKDVQIEKMEKEIRELTKQRDLAQSRVEDLLRMVGKEQISGKASINNHLNLQEGEDIWEDDCSVSESSSICGPHRPNTHIREFNNPHYNDEDSDPDDDPDDYCKEVRCVENGELALPISGEESGTSQEISSHLNEDTGDSQIQENSTLLEQRLHVVQSTIDSLVCPSPDEHSPQVMSENNKNLRLTRSWSCTEHHMAGSPKSGGGVQRTPANGYEKGFPGRPDGLQRKFPPLNYDGSTRLLRNGSQSSMGSLSVDDLRASSIRTSADEDITSIQTFVAGMKEMVKQEYEKQLVDGQDQETGRKNVKDVGVDPMLEAPGGTPLDWSLQFKRHQKEIIELWQSCCVPLTHRTYFFLLFRGDPSDSIYMEVELRRLSFLKESFSDGNKSVRDSQTITLASSVKALRRERGMLVKLMQRRLSEKERRRLYEECGIALDSKRRRVQLANSLWSENDMNHVMQSATIVAKLVRFWERGKALKEMFGLSFTPQLTGRRSSYPWKNSSASLL, from the exons atggGAGCTATTGCTGGAGAAGAGCTGCTGAAATGGGAGAAGATGCAAGGAGTGAGTAGTCGCGAAGAGAAGATTCTGGTGTCAATAAGACTGAGGCCTCTGAATGAGAAGGAAATTGCTGCTAATGAATCAGCAGACTGGGAATGCATTAATGATACTACCATCTTGTACCGGAACACACTGCGTGAGGGTTCCACATTTCCAAGCGCCTACACATTTG ACAGAGTATTTCGGGGTGATTGTGTCACGAGGCAGGTATATGAGGAAGGAGCCAAAGAAGTTGCTCTTTCAGTTGTCAGTGGAATTAACT CAAGTATTTTTGCATATGGGCAAACAAGTAGTGGAAAGACATACACGATGGTTGGAATAACTGAATACGCTGTTGCAGATATTTTTGACTATATAGAGAGG CATGAAGAAAGAGCATTTATATTGAAGTTCTCAGCAATTGAAATTTACAATGAAGTTGTTAGAGACCTCCTCAGCACTGACAACAACACTCCACTTAGACTACGTGATGATCCTGAG AAAGGGCCCATTTTAGAGAAACTCACAGAGGAGACTCTACGGGACTGGGAGCATTTAAAAGAGCTTCTAGCCTTCAGTGAAG CTCAGAGACAGGTGGGAGAGACATACCTAAATGAAAAGAGTTCTAGATCTCACCAAATCATCAGATTG ACAATGGAGAGTTCTGCCAGGGAATTCCTGGGCAAAGGCAACTCAGCCACCCTAATAGCTAGTGTG AATTTAGTTGATTTGGCAGGGAGTGAGCGCGCATCTCAGGCATCATCAGCTGGGATGAGATTAAAAGAAGGTTGTCATATAAACCGGAGCTTACTGACTCTTGGAACAGTTATTCGTAAGCTTAG CAACGGAAGACATGGACACATCAATTACAGAGATTCCAAGTTGACACGCATACTGCAGCCTTGTTTGGGTGGAAATGCTAGAACAGCTATCATTTGCACTTTGAGCCCTGCACGAAGCCATGTTGAGCAAACCAGAAACACACTTCTTTTTGCTTGTTGTGCAAAAGAAGTGACCACTAAAGCACAGGTTAATGTCGTGATGTCTGATAAGGCGCTGGTTAAGCATTTGCAAAAAGAGGTGGCTAGATTGGAGAGTGAGTTGAAAACTCCTGGTCCTGTACCCTCCAATTGTGATTATGCAGCATTGTTGAGAAAGAAAGATGTCCAGATAGAAAAG ATGGAGAAGGAGATTAGGGAGCTAACTAAGCAACGTGACCTTGCTCAATCAAGGGTTGAGGATTTGCTTCGCATGGTTGGAAAGGAGCAGATATCTGGAAAA GCTAGCATTAATAATCATCTGAATCTGCAGGAAGGGGAAGATATCTGGGAAGATGACTGTTCAGTATCAGAGTCATCAAGCATTTGTGGTCCTCATCGTCCTAATACACACATTAGAGAGTTCAACAATCCTCATTATAATGATGAAGACAGTGATCCTGATG ACGACCCTGATGATTATTGCAAAGAAGTTCGATGTGTTGAGAATGGGGAGTTAGCTTTACCAATATCTGGAGAGGAAAGTGGAACAAGCCAAGAAATATCTTCACATTTGAATGAAGATACCGGAGACAGTCAGATCCAAGAAAATTCAACATTGCTGGAGCAGAGATTGCATGTTGTACAGTCAACCATTGATTCTCTTGTATGTCCTTCCCCTGATGAACACTCTCCACAGGTCATGtcagaaaataataagaatctTAGATTAACTAGAAGCTGGAGTTGTACGGAACATCACATGGCTGGTTCTCCCAAGTCAGGCGGAGGAGTACAGAGGACTCCAGCCAATGGATATGAAAAAGGATTCCCTGGAAGACCAGATGGTTTGCAGAGAAAGTTTCCTCCATTAAATTATGATGGTTCAACAAGATTGTTAAGGAATGGTTCTCAGTCTTCCATGGGAAGTCTTTCTGTGGATGATCTTAGAGCCAGCAGCATCAGAACATCTGCTGATGAGGATATTACTAGCATCCAGACTTTTGTTGCTGGGATGAAAGAAATGGTCAAACAAGAATATGAGAAACAGCTTGTTGATGGTCAG GATCAGGAGACAGGAAGAAAGAACGTGAAAGATGTAGGTGTGGATCCGATGTTGGAGGCACCTGGAGGAACTCCATTAGATTGGTCTCTGCAATTCAAGAgacatcaaaaagagataattgAACTGTGGCAATCTTGCTGTGTACCATTGACCCACAGGAcctacttctttcttttgttcaggGGTGATCCATCAGACTCCATTTACATGGAGGTAGAACTTAGAAGATTGTCCTTCCTCAAAGAATCATTTTCTGATGGAAACAAGTCTGTGAGAGATAGTCAGACAATCACACTAGCTTCAAG CGTGAAAGCACTTCGGCGAGAAAGAGGAATGCTTGTGAAGCTTATGCAGAGGAGGCTTTCCGAGAAGGAGAGAAGAAGGCTATACGAGGAGTGTGGCATTGCATTGGATTCAAAGCGCAGGAGGGTACAACTAGCGAACAGTTTATGGAGCGAAAATGATATGAACCACGTAATGCAAAGTGCTACAATAGTTGCCAAGTTAGTGAGGTTTTGGGAACGAGGCAAGGCCCTCAAGGAGATGTTTGGCCTTAGCTTCACACCCCAACTCACAGGGCGAAGATCCTCTTATCCATGGAAAAATAGCTCAGCATCTCTTTTATAG
- the LOC100788096 gene encoding kinesin-like protein KIN-7E isoform X3, giving the protein MGAIAGEELLKWEKMQGVSSREEKILVSIRLRPLNEKEIAANESADWECINDTTILYRNTLREGSTFPSAYTFDRVFRGDCVTRQVYEEGAKEVALSVVSGINSSIFAYGQTSSGKTYTMVGITEYAVADIFDYIERHEERAFILKFSAIEIYNEVVRDLLSTDNNTPLRLRDDPEKGPILEKLTEETLRDWEHLKELLAFSEAQRQVGETYLNEKSSRSHQIIRLTMESSAREFLGKGNSATLIASVNLVDLAGSERASQASSAGMRLKEGCHINRSLLTLGTVIRKLSNGRHGHINYRDSKLTRILQPCLGGNARTAIICTLSPARSHVEQTRNTLLFACCAKEVTTKAQVNVVMSDKALVKHLQKEVARLESELKTPGPVPSNCDYAALLRKKDVQIEKMEKEIRELTKQRDLAQSRVEDLLRMVGKEQISGKEGEDIWEDDCSVSESSSICGPHRPNTHIREFNNPHYNDEDSDPDAFACTDDPDDYCKEVRCVENGELALPISGEESGTSQEISSHLNEDTGDSQIQENSTLLEQRLHVVQSTIDSLVCPSPDEHSPQVMSENNKNLRLTRSWSCTEHHMAGSPKSGGGVQRTPANGYEKGFPGRPDGLQRKFPPLNYDGSTRLLRNGSQSSMGSLSVDDLRASSIRTSADEDITSIQTFVAGMKEMVKQEYEKQLVDGQDQETGRKNVKDVGVDPMLEAPGGTPLDWSLQFKRHQKEIIELWQSCCVPLTHRTYFFLLFRGDPSDSIYMEVELRRLSFLKESFSDGNKSVRDSQTITLASSVKALRRERGMLVKLMQRRLSEKERRRLYEECGIALDSKRRRVQLANSLWSENDMNHVMQSATIVAKLVRFWERGKALKEMFGLSFTPQLTGRRSSYPWKNSSASLL; this is encoded by the exons atggGAGCTATTGCTGGAGAAGAGCTGCTGAAATGGGAGAAGATGCAAGGAGTGAGTAGTCGCGAAGAGAAGATTCTGGTGTCAATAAGACTGAGGCCTCTGAATGAGAAGGAAATTGCTGCTAATGAATCAGCAGACTGGGAATGCATTAATGATACTACCATCTTGTACCGGAACACACTGCGTGAGGGTTCCACATTTCCAAGCGCCTACACATTTG ACAGAGTATTTCGGGGTGATTGTGTCACGAGGCAGGTATATGAGGAAGGAGCCAAAGAAGTTGCTCTTTCAGTTGTCAGTGGAATTAACT CAAGTATTTTTGCATATGGGCAAACAAGTAGTGGAAAGACATACACGATGGTTGGAATAACTGAATACGCTGTTGCAGATATTTTTGACTATATAGAGAGG CATGAAGAAAGAGCATTTATATTGAAGTTCTCAGCAATTGAAATTTACAATGAAGTTGTTAGAGACCTCCTCAGCACTGACAACAACACTCCACTTAGACTACGTGATGATCCTGAG AAAGGGCCCATTTTAGAGAAACTCACAGAGGAGACTCTACGGGACTGGGAGCATTTAAAAGAGCTTCTAGCCTTCAGTGAAG CTCAGAGACAGGTGGGAGAGACATACCTAAATGAAAAGAGTTCTAGATCTCACCAAATCATCAGATTG ACAATGGAGAGTTCTGCCAGGGAATTCCTGGGCAAAGGCAACTCAGCCACCCTAATAGCTAGTGTG AATTTAGTTGATTTGGCAGGGAGTGAGCGCGCATCTCAGGCATCATCAGCTGGGATGAGATTAAAAGAAGGTTGTCATATAAACCGGAGCTTACTGACTCTTGGAACAGTTATTCGTAAGCTTAG CAACGGAAGACATGGACACATCAATTACAGAGATTCCAAGTTGACACGCATACTGCAGCCTTGTTTGGGTGGAAATGCTAGAACAGCTATCATTTGCACTTTGAGCCCTGCACGAAGCCATGTTGAGCAAACCAGAAACACACTTCTTTTTGCTTGTTGTGCAAAAGAAGTGACCACTAAAGCACAGGTTAATGTCGTGATGTCTGATAAGGCGCTGGTTAAGCATTTGCAAAAAGAGGTGGCTAGATTGGAGAGTGAGTTGAAAACTCCTGGTCCTGTACCCTCCAATTGTGATTATGCAGCATTGTTGAGAAAGAAAGATGTCCAGATAGAAAAG ATGGAGAAGGAGATTAGGGAGCTAACTAAGCAACGTGACCTTGCTCAATCAAGGGTTGAGGATTTGCTTCGCATGGTTGGAAAGGAGCAGATATCTGGAAAA GAAGGGGAAGATATCTGGGAAGATGACTGTTCAGTATCAGAGTCATCAAGCATTTGTGGTCCTCATCGTCCTAATACACACATTAGAGAGTTCAACAATCCTCATTATAATGATGAAGACAGTGATCCTGATG CTTTTGCTTGTACAGACGACCCTGATGATTATTGCAAAGAAGTTCGATGTGTTGAGAATGGGGAGTTAGCTTTACCAATATCTGGAGAGGAAAGTGGAACAAGCCAAGAAATATCTTCACATTTGAATGAAGATACCGGAGACAGTCAGATCCAAGAAAATTCAACATTGCTGGAGCAGAGATTGCATGTTGTACAGTCAACCATTGATTCTCTTGTATGTCCTTCCCCTGATGAACACTCTCCACAGGTCATGtcagaaaataataagaatctTAGATTAACTAGAAGCTGGAGTTGTACGGAACATCACATGGCTGGTTCTCCCAAGTCAGGCGGAGGAGTACAGAGGACTCCAGCCAATGGATATGAAAAAGGATTCCCTGGAAGACCAGATGGTTTGCAGAGAAAGTTTCCTCCATTAAATTATGATGGTTCAACAAGATTGTTAAGGAATGGTTCTCAGTCTTCCATGGGAAGTCTTTCTGTGGATGATCTTAGAGCCAGCAGCATCAGAACATCTGCTGATGAGGATATTACTAGCATCCAGACTTTTGTTGCTGGGATGAAAGAAATGGTCAAACAAGAATATGAGAAACAGCTTGTTGATGGTCAG GATCAGGAGACAGGAAGAAAGAACGTGAAAGATGTAGGTGTGGATCCGATGTTGGAGGCACCTGGAGGAACTCCATTAGATTGGTCTCTGCAATTCAAGAgacatcaaaaagagataattgAACTGTGGCAATCTTGCTGTGTACCATTGACCCACAGGAcctacttctttcttttgttcaggGGTGATCCATCAGACTCCATTTACATGGAGGTAGAACTTAGAAGATTGTCCTTCCTCAAAGAATCATTTTCTGATGGAAACAAGTCTGTGAGAGATAGTCAGACAATCACACTAGCTTCAAG CGTGAAAGCACTTCGGCGAGAAAGAGGAATGCTTGTGAAGCTTATGCAGAGGAGGCTTTCCGAGAAGGAGAGAAGAAGGCTATACGAGGAGTGTGGCATTGCATTGGATTCAAAGCGCAGGAGGGTACAACTAGCGAACAGTTTATGGAGCGAAAATGATATGAACCACGTAATGCAAAGTGCTACAATAGTTGCCAAGTTAGTGAGGTTTTGGGAACGAGGCAAGGCCCTCAAGGAGATGTTTGGCCTTAGCTTCACACCCCAACTCACAGGGCGAAGATCCTCTTATCCATGGAAAAATAGCTCAGCATCTCTTTTATAG